The Tamandua tetradactyla isolate mTamTet1 chromosome 6, mTamTet1.pri, whole genome shotgun sequence genome contains the following window.
ttaggaaaaaaaaatgcaatgtgcTTTTTGCTTCATCTTTGAGAAGAAAAGTCCTTGTCTTTTACCCTTTCAAtctagctgtcagtaaggacagAGTAATTTTAAGCTTCACATGGAAAGGATTAACTTTAAACACATGGATTCCATGCTTTTCCAGCTTTTagtttgtgtgtgcgtgtatgtgtgtgtgagatttGGTTGATACGCACAAGAGAAAATGCCTTTGgactttcatttgttctttggAATTGGAGTGAAGACACAGATTCTGTTTGAGTAAACATGGTTGGCGTCCCTCAGTGCGCCACGCAGCAGCCAGATTCCTCATGCTTGTGCAGGAGAGACATTCTGGAGAAGGTTTTGGAGCAGTTTTTGCACTGGTACTTCTTTACGTCAGAATGGGTCTGCAGATGGGCCCTCAGATTTGACCTGTCCGCAAATGccctgttgcagtgaggacaagAAAAAGGCTTCTCCCctggggagtggggtggaggggatgaaaagaaaaagaaagactgtcAGTGTTTTCAGAGGAAAAGCAAAGGCAAATAACATTTGTAAACATCAATTACATTTTCCCAAAATAACGAGAAGTCGCAGAAGTGGATTAAAATTCCCTGCAACACATACTATTTTAATATCTGGCCCTTTAAGACAAACTTGAGTGTTGCATTTAAGAAGATCACACCCAGAGTATTATTACTGCTGCCAGGCACGCAGAAACAATTCCTGCAGTTCTAGGAATTTCACTCCAGAGAGCTTTCTGCTTCAGCAGGTGCAGCTAATGTTGAGCTCCCCCAacatttcccaatattttcccttttccctctttctgaatTACAGTTATACAGCATAAATGATTTGATTCCCTAAAAGATGATTTTGTGCTAGAAATAAAACATTCAGCagtcaaagaaagaaggaaagaaagaaagaaaaatacattcattttcaaCTGTCTGTGGACTGCTAGATATGGTAGCAAAAATGCAAGTAACAGAGAACTGTGGGTAAACTGTTCATCTATTTATGACATCAATTAAAATAGCAACATCTGTATTTGCTGACTACCAGGGCAGTTTTACTAGATGTACATGGAAATTCATCCTTTCTGTTTCCTAACTGGTCTTTGAGACCAAATCTCTTAGGGCTACTTTCCAAAGTATGAACACCGTTTGCAGTCTCTGGAGCCGAGGGTGTTAAAAAGAAATGGACTACTTTGTGCTCTAACAAAGTTTTGAAAAGCATCAGGAAGTAGCTATAAATTTACATCAGTTATTAAGAATACTGTATTGCTTCTTAATGCATGCCCAATAGGCAGGCAGCATTCAAAGCCCCTTTCTATCAGAGGGTAATATTCCCACcgatttgttttttctcttaccAGTGTGAGTTCTAATGTGTCCTTGAAGTAACCAAGGTCTAGAAAACGCCTTGCCACAGATCTTGCAGACACAAGGTAGGGTGTGGGTCCGGATGTGCATCTTCAGGGCTCCCAGGCTCACATATTCCTTGTCACAGTATTTACAGCTGAAAGATTTCCTAGATTGGGCATCGCAGTGCAGCTGCTTATGCTTGGCCAGCCCAGAAAAAGTCGAGTAGGTTTTATTGCATAAATTGCACTGAAACTTTTCAGCTTCAATGGCATGAGGGTCTGAAAGCTTGGATTGTATTCGTTCCTCTTCGTCACTGATGGGGctttctgagccactgtggtccttCGATGAGGTGTCAGATGGAGGAGGGGGGCTCACACGCCCCAAGGAGGAGGAATATCCAGAAAGAGGACAGAGGTCGCTGGGTAACGGGGAATGGAACGGAGCGGTGGCGGTCCACACGGCGATGGGGTTGTAGGCTCCCGAGCTGAGGACCTCTGGTTGCGGGATGACAGACATGGGGTAACTTTCATAGAGGTAGGGGGAAATGATCACTGCGGGAAAGGAACGGGCAGGAAAGAAGGTTATGGTGAAGAGAACTCAAAAGCCACGCAAAGGCGCTATGCAGCCACACCTTCAAGACTTGGACACGCACACGATGACGGAGCACACAGGCATTAGTAAAACACTTCATTTCCTACCCCAACTGCATTCATGCACATATCTGCCCACGGGACACAGGGCCTGACAGCTGCTCTGAGCTTAACAGTACTCTGCGGCCAAGAAGAGCCTTTACGTTCCCAGTGGCTGAGAAAGAAACCGCATCTTATTTTTAAGCATGCAGAAAAGTTGTTGGCCATTTTATGCATGGGTTATTTACATGTTCTAGGTGTAAACCAAGCTGCTTTATAAAGAGCCTCATTACATGAAAATAGAAATAgtcctaaattttttttaaacatgctaCTCACTTCCATATATAGACGTTTTAGAAAATGAACTTTTGAGAGCCGAGTGAAGTTTTCCTCGTTGGTTAAGAGGACAAAAAGTTTTGAATTAAAACTTACCCTAAATGATTACAAGAGTATACACTCCCTGATTAAAAGAACAGCTCCATCTCTAGCTCTTTCAAAATAGCATTTGAATagttatagatatatatatataattttttatatgtacatatatattattattttttacctgtGTGTGTGTCTAGCTCGCTGTAATTTGGCTTTTTGGAGGCATTGAAATGCTTCTTGACCAGGAAGGAGCGCGGCATCTTGTAGGCGGGTCAGATGGTCCGAGTGGCTCCCTGCGCGGATAACGGTCCGACTGAGCAAGGGATGGTCCCTACAGCATCGCGGCGGCGGGCGAGGGCCGCTCAGGTGCGGCGGGCGGGAGGGAGCCAGCTCCTCTGAAGCGGCCCGGCTCCTTCACACACTGGACCCGTTTTCGCTGGGAGGGTTttgcgtgtttttttttttttccttttttttttttttttaactctcttttGCAAGAAGGATCCAATCACAGCTGAGAGGTTCAGATTTCAGCTCCTCCCTCTGGGACAGCTGTGAACAGAGGAAGAATCTGTAGTCAGACTAAGTTATTCTGGTTCAAAAATGGGCAGTTCTTCGGGATttcagtggaaagaaaaaaagtgtttaagtatTTTCAAGAGaggtaattttacttttttaactcCGCTGTTTGTTGGTGCTCTCTGAGAGCTGGATAAGTCCTGCGATTTCTGTCTGAAGCAGGTCTGGCTTCCAGATGTTGCCGAAAGCAAATACAATGGGACAAAACGTTCCTCagaggaagggcagggtgtcctcAGAGGCGCCGGGTCAGACTGCGGCGTTAATGAGCGCCTATATTTGGAAGTGGCATTTGGAGAGGTTTTACTTGTAGATTGACCAAATAATTAACTCTTGGCTTTTGAAAAAGAAAGGTCCGGGCAAGAAGACAAAAGCTCCTGTGAGTGAGGAGGGGTCGCACAGTGGGGGGGCTTCGCCGGGTCTGTAAAGCTCCACGGAGCCCTACGCTATGCTTGTCCCAATACTGGGCGTGCATTTCACGTCGTAAACCCTTCAGGAAAGCCAGAGGCCGGCATTTCCTCGTAGAAATTAAGTGATCATGTCACCATATTAGCTATGGTGGCTTCAAAGAGATGCCCATGAAAGACCTGCTTACTGAATAACTGAAAAAAAGGCAAAGATAATAAGGaaggggggcagggtgggggtgggggcaagagAGAAACTATTATTAAGAACAATGGAAAATCGCCTGGCAAATACTTTTAATGAGTTTTTCCATGTATTTCAatgcatttttatgaaaaaagtgGGTATGGGACTTTCACATATttatctgcttttatttgttgctattttcttcaataaaatgTCATCAAAATCCTTGGGTTCTCACATTTTCCTGGATTttgctaataaaataaaaggctACAGTTTTAAGTGGTACTCACTTAAGGTTTTAAGAAGTTGCACCAGTAACGTGCAGATAACCTTAATTTTGTAAACGGCATTACATCTAAAAACACTAAGGTGGTTCATTTTAAACAGTAAAATTTCAATGGTGTTTTTAAGCATCTCTGTTTCAGACTTTTCTTCCTGCCTTTTGCTGGAAGAATGAGGAAAGAACAAATTCACAGGTTGACCACCTTAACCTTGCTTCTAACAGGTGCTGGAAGAGAAGACTGAAGAAAAAACTCACAGAAGTTGTGTTAAGACTTGTAGGAGTGAGATGCATTGTCAGGCTGCATAACTTCTTAATCTTGGGATGCGAAAACAAGCGGGGGGGGGGCGCGGAGGGAGGGTCTTAACAGGCTTCCTGAGTTAGttacaaagacttttttttcttctgagagtCACTAATTTTAATGTCAACtagaaaaagacatttatttgaTTCCATATGTTGAAGGAACTGTGTCTGTAGGAGACAGGAAAGCATGAATGTACCATAGATTTCTCCAGAAACTGTGAACTGGAGTCTAATTCAGAGTAAGTTTTCTGAACTTACTATTTTGTGTCAGGGTTTGTTCACATCGGGGCACCTGCCAGAGTCCTCCTcgtcctttctccccatttccagcAGAAGGTACATTTTGTTAGAGATATAGCATGGTTGAGAAAACACAAGCTGTCATgggctctttttctttctttcattttctgtagaCCACAGTCACAATAATGCAGAGTTAAAAGGATATTTTAGCCTTCATTTGCTGATAGTTACGAGGCAGGGTAGCCTGTTAAAAAgtgttctttttccttaaatcaccttttttttttttttttttagaaaagtgcCAGTGATTCGCTATTCTTAAAAACACTGGCATTGGAGTCTGTGTGCAGGAGGCAGTCCAGCCCTGCGCCCCGTGCCCACGCAGCCCGCGAGCGTGACGCGCTAGCGCCCTTACTGGAAAGAGTGAGCGGCGCTGAGAACACTGCGCGGGGCGTGTTCCTGCACGGATCCGCGCGGCAACCAGTCACACGAACTACCTGCGTGAGGTCTGCTGTCAAGGGTGGGAGAGTCTGCGAGCTGATGGCGTGAGTCAGACCACGCAGGTGCTCTGCTCAGACACAGCAGAGGGCATTGGCGCCAGAAGAATGTGGTCAAAGCGGGAGAAGGGAAGTCCGGTCTCGGCCGGGGCCTGCGCTAGGACGGAGGGCTCCCCTGGCTCTGCCAGCCCCTGGCTCCCTAGGAAAGGAGCTGGCCTGGGTCGCGGACGTATTCTCCCCGCAAGGGACAGAAATAGTTCCTGAGGCAACGGCGCCGGCTTTAAATGCTTCCTTTTGGAATCAAATGCCAGGCAGTCCAGGAGAAAATAAACGGGCAGAACAAAACCCAGTAAATTGTATTAATGCAAGGTATTAGTCCTGGGTTTACAAGAAACGGATGCTCCATGATTAGCACGATCGGGGTGGttatttcaaaaggaaacaaTGCTTGCCATGAGACATGACTGTGCAGCTGCCCCGCCAGGGCGAGGTCGGTGGACCAGGTAATGCACTGAATTAAGAGTTAGGTCTGCACCCTGGGGCTTCTAGCAGTAGTGGGGGCAGAAAGCAAGGAGGGTAGAAGGAGCTCTGCCTGTGGGAGTCTCCCAAATCCTCTGCCCTTGGAGTCACCTGCACTGGGTCATTAAAAATAACCTTCCCGAAGCCTGTACCACATGGGAGGGTCCTTCCCTGTCTTGGTCTCCTGAGGAATTGGTCCCGTGGGCTTGAGGGTTTGGGAAGTCTGCGCCATCTAATTCTTCACCTATAGGGACCTCTCTAGGCTGGGGCTTAAAGTGACTGACTTTGCACGCTCTCAGTCCCTCCGTTTTCAGAAGAAGTTCACAAAGATAACTTGTTGAAAACTTGGTAAATAAAAAAGTTGCTCTGTAGCGTGTGGCCAGCCCATCCACACAGACACCCCCTGTACCTGTGGGGTTTCACAGGGACCCAGTCGTTTCTAGGAAAGGTGTATTCCCACCCTGCCACACAGAGACTGTAATTAGATTCATGAGGTTTGGAATTGCACCTCAGATTTATTTAGTTTGCAGACATGTTTGTGTGCCTTTAGGTATTTAGGCATGTAAAGAGCAGTTCAGATACTTACGACTAAGTTTAGAAATGGATGAAAACTGTCCCCAGAAAAAATCATCACATGGCCGAGTCGGAAAATCCAGTCTTGTGCTGTGCTCAGTCTGTGTTTCTCAGAAGAAACGGAGTCTCCTTCTAGGCGTTAGCTTGTGGAAAGACCACCCTGGGGGAAACTCCCTGCCATGAGACACAGCTCAGGAATATCTTCAGTTTAACTGTGATAATGATATATTATCACGCGtcactatttttttaatcatttggacattaacaaaatttttattaaatgtaactTAAGTTTGACAACAAATGTGATGACatttataaagtttatttttctgacatttaaaaattgtgaattacattaatttcaTTGAGTAGtggatatatatgcatatatatcaaGGGGG
Protein-coding sequences here:
- the SNAI2 gene encoding zinc finger protein SNAI2, translating into MPRSFLVKKHFNASKKPNYSELDTHTVIISPYLYESYPMSVIPQPEVLSSGAYNPIAVWTATAPFHSPLPSDLCPLSGYSSSLGRVSPPPPSDTSSKDHSGSESPISDEEERIQSKLSDPHAIEAEKFQCNLCNKTYSTFSGLAKHKQLHCDAQSRKSFSCKYCDKEYVSLGALKMHIRTHTLPCVCKICGKAFSRPWLLQGHIRTHTGEKPFSCPHCNRAFADRSNLRAHLQTHSDVKKYQCKNCSKTFSRMSLLHKHEESGCCVAH